A genomic segment from Portunus trituberculatus isolate SZX2019 chromosome 14, ASM1759143v1, whole genome shotgun sequence encodes:
- the LOC123503676 gene encoding phosphoinositide 3-kinase regulatory subunit 4-like produces MGNHLAGIAPSQISPVETYLSDLPDVQYESSLGSTRFLKVAKCKMWEGLVVVKVFVIHDPTLQHQLSTYKKKIEDVSTKLITAPNCLQFQYLKVTEKAGLMIRQYVKSNLYDRLSTRPFLTSIEKKWIAFQLLYALKQAHQQGVYHGDVKLENVMVSSWNWLLLADFATIKPTTLPENDPADFTYFFDTSRRRTCYLAPERFSSALQTESQHAVMDVKDKDVLTPAMDVFSAGCCLAELFTEGHALFDLTQLLAYRVGDYLPTKVLDKIDDPRVKAMVEHMIQRDPSSRQSIDQYLDQERGLAFPEHFYSFLWPFLKQFAVTPIMPHDDKIKQIKNSLSDILVALGAEDKDLINEEAVDEEKKDKEKPDRKCEALIIISSLISSSLRALHFTSSKLDALELLGKLSEYVPDEIILDRILPYIFHLLHDDEPRVRVCSIHTLTHCLTLVASVPRSDANIFPEYILPSLADIIQDEVIIVRQAYAENIATIAETALRFLEYSQLQGMMTSYSYETELATLQEVIQQKVATMFSDPSNVVKRTLMEKTVTKLCVFFGKQKANDVLLSHMITFLNDKHDRHLRLSFFTSIVGVAAYIGCHCADILKPLLLQGLSDAEESVVVAAIEAMTSLTELGLFPTHLQCDLLTHTSPLLIHPNLWIRQSVVGLVSVIAGLLPLVNVQTAIVARVQPFLVKPLLQLNREVCILSCLRPPISREVFDALVKSADVGQVLSLLQDAQKQKIPLATLPSSLSHIDHPTRNLLRRLVGGGLTEENIEQLIKMQDHLTRLQRQKKATEAIRSSSQQQQQQLGLISIGEKRVPTRSYHLLPEDGRIDGSTLHLSHKGLIQSPSLAMNEEWQAMFGTTEDCGSPGRAAENRSVSPVDSETGHSGPATVPGSKSTPEGDKKGKIKCVSSCKKELESLVAIKCEEHLECVRKRRALDTLAWDTRLPPPGWRPRGHLMAHLHEHHGSVNRLVPIGDSSIYASCSSDGTVKVWDCYRIERKFAINRSKFTYSRQGGSILAITPCITTQSIASASTNGSIHVVRLDKMTLANSCQLVPEKDGYVVDMHFFDTGSQSVLTYATVYGTIVGWDLRAPEVAWKLENGPRKGVITSYALEGTQSWLVAGTSSGHHVCWDLRFMLPISTITHPRGAAVRRVNMHPKEGSWVVSAINGNNEISMWDMETQSRHMTLWASPKPPLCMTQPCNNSVLGMYVGQGDRGAYVLAGGTDSILRYWDLCDPKSSYIVCHGANDSLGSCSYSSRVVDGTEVIVESTSKPRTNPSAGDDMPRRGPDQPPPGHKDIISDVIVMNEPQRLVITSARDGTIKMWK; encoded by the exons ATGGGGAATCATCTGGCTGGTATTGCTCCATCACAAATCTCACCAGTTGAGACGTACCTATCTGATCTTCCTGATGTCCAGTATGAATCAAG TTTGGGAAGCACCAGGTTCCTCAAAGTTGCCAAGTGTAAGATGTGGGAAGGTCTTGTAGTGGTGAAAGTGTTTGTTATCCATGACCCAACACTACAACATCAGCTCTccacatataaaaagaaaattgaagatgtCTCAACTAAATTAATAACAGCACCCAATTGTCTGCAGTTTCAGTACTTAAAG GTAACAGAGAAGGCTGGATTGATGATCAGACAGTATGTGAAGAGCAACTTGTATGATAGACTTTCAACAAGACCctttctgacatccatagaaaAGAAGTGGATTGCTTTTCAGCTTTTGTATGCTCTAAAGCAAGCTCATCAACAGGGG GTTTACCATGGTGATGTGAAGCTTGAAAATGTTATGGTATCTTCATGGAATTGGCTGTTACTGGCAGACTTTGCCACCATCAAGCCCACAACACTACCAGAAAATGACCCTGCAGATTTCACATACTTTTTTGATACTTCTCGCAGACGGACATGTTACCTTGCACCAGAAAG GTTTTCAAGTGCTCTCCAAACTGAGTCCCAACATGCAGTAATGGATGTAAAAGATAAAGATGTCCTCACACCAGCTATGGATGTATTCTCTGCTGG ATGTTGTCTTGCTGAATTGTTTACAGAGGGTCATGCTCTGTTTGATCTGACACAATTGTTGGCTTACCGAGTGGGAGACTACCTTCCCACCAAGGTGCTGGACAAGATTGATGATCCACGAGTGAAG GCCATGGTTGAACACATGATACAGAGGGATCCCAGCAGCAGGCAAAGCATAGATCAGTATCTGGATCAGGAACGAGGACTTGCATTTCCTGAGCACTTCTACTCCTTTCTGTGGCCTTTCCTGAAGCAGTTTGCAGTGACGCCCATTATGCCACATGATGACAAAATTAAACA AATCAAGAATAGCTTAAGTGACATTCTTGTGGCTCTGGGAGCAGAAGATAAAGATTTAATCAATGAAGAGGCTGtcgatgaagagaaaaaagataaagaaaagccaGACAGGAAATGTGAAGCACTAATTATTATATCATCCTTGATCAGTTCATCTCTAAG GGCCTTGCACTTCACGTCGTCTAAGTTGGATGCACTTGAATTACTTGGGAAATTATCAGAATATGTACCAGATGAAATAATTTTGGATCGAATTCTACCATATATA tTCCACCTCTTGCATGATGATGAACCTCGAGTGCGGGTGTGTTCtatccacacactcactcactgcctcaccCTTGTGGCAAGTGTACCAAGATCTGATGCAAATATTTTTCCGGAGTACATCCTCCCAAGCCTTGCTGAT ATCATACAAGATGAAGTCATCATTGTGCGGCAAGCTTATGCAGAAAATATAGCTACTATAGCTGAAACAGCACTAAG ATTTTTGGAGTACAGTCAGTTACAAGGAATGATGACATCATATAGCTATGAAACAGAGTTGGCAACTCTTCAAGAGGTCATCCAACAAAAGGTGGCTACAATGTTCTCAGATCCATCAAATGTAGTGAAGCGGACTCTCATGGAAAAGACTGTCACAAAACTGTGTGTATTCTTTGGCAAGCAGAAAG ctAATGATGTGCTTCTCTCTCATATGATAACCTTTTTAAATGACAAGCATGATCGTCATCTGCGACTGTCGTTCTTCACCAGCATTGTTGGAGTAGCAGCATATATAGGCTGTCACTGTGCTGATATTCTTAAGCCTTTATTATTGCAG GGACTAAGTGATGCTGAAGAGTCTGTGGTTGTAGCAGCTATTGAGGCCATGACATCATTGACAGAGTTGGGTCTTTTCCCCACCCACCTGCAATGTGATCTCCTCACTCACACATCACCGCTTCTTATACACCCGAACCTTTGGATACGCCAG TCTGTGGTTGGCCTGGTGAGTGTCATAGCTGGCTTGCTACCCTTGGTCAATGTTCAGACAGCCATTGTTGCCAGAGTTCAGCCATTCCTGGTGAAGCCTCTCCTGCAGCTAAACAGAGAA GTTTGCATACTGTCGTGTTTGCGTCCTCCTATCTCACGAGAGGTGTTTGATGCTCTGGTGAAGAGTGCCGATGTTGGACAggttctttcactccttcaggATGCACAGAAGCAGAAAATTCCTTTAGCTACATTGCCGTCAAGTCTCTCACATATTGATCATCCCACCAGAAAT CTGTTGAGACGCTTGGTTGGTGGTGGACTgactgaagaaaatattgaacagCTGATCAAGATGCAAGACCATCTAACTCGCCTCCAGCGACAGAAAAAGGCGACAGAAGCCATCCGTAGCAGctcacaacagcagcagcaacagcttgGCTTG ATCAGTATCGGTGAAAAGCGAGTACCTACACGTAGTTATCACCTTTTGCCTGAAGATGGAAGGATTGATGGCTCAACTTTACATTT GTCACACAAAGGATTAATCCAGTCTCCCAGTTTGGCTATGAATGAAGAATGGCAGGCCATGTTTGGCACCACAGAAGACTGTGGCTCCCCTGGAAGAGCAGCAGAGAACAG aTCTGTATCTCCTGTGGACTCTGAGACAGGACACAGTGGACCAGCCACTGTTCCAGGCTCAAAATCAACACCTGAAGGggataagaagggaaaaataa AATGTGTATCTAGCTGTAAAAAGGAGCTTGAAAGTCTGGTAGCTATAAAGTGTGAGGAGCACCTTGAGtgtgtaaggaagaggagggcttTGGACACCCTGGCCTGGGATACACGGTTGCCACCACCTGGCTGGCGACCAAGAGGACACCTGATGGCCCATCTCCATGAACACCATGGCTCTGTCAACAG GCTTGTGCCGATTGGTGATTCATCAATTTATGCCAGCTGCTCCAGTGATGGAACAGTCAAAGTGTGGGACTGCTACCGAATTGAGAGGAAGTTTGCAATTAACAG ATCCAAATTTACATATAGTCGTCAAGGTGGATCCATACTAGCCATCACTCCTTGCATCACGACACAAAGTATTGCTTCTGCTTCGACTAATGGATCTATACATGTTGTGAG ACTCGACAAAATGACTTTGGCAAATAGTTGCCAGCTAGTTCCAGAGAAAGATGGATATGTTGTGGATATGCACTTCTTTGATACAG GATCTCAGTCTGTATTAACATATGCAACTGTGTATGGCACAATAGTTGGTTGGGATCTACGGGCCCCTGAAGTTGCCTGGAAGCTGGAGAATGGCCCCAGGAAAG GAGTCATTACTTCTTATGCCTTGGAAGGAACTCAGAGTTGGTTAGTGGCGGGAACCAGCAGTGGGCATCATGTGTGTTGGGATCTTAGATTCATGCTGCCAATCTCTACAATCACTCATCCAAGAG GTGCTGCTGTGCGTCGGGTCAATATGCACCCTAAAGAAGGCTCCTGGGTAGTGTCTGCAATCAATGGCAACAATGAAATCTCTATGTGGGATATGGAGACCCAGTCCAGGCACATGACTTTGTGGGCTAGTCCTAAGCCTCCTCTTTGCATGACTCAG CCCTGTAATAACAGTGTGTTGGGGATGTATGTTGGCCAAGGAGACAGAGGAGCATACGTCCTGGCTGGTGGCACAGATTCCATACTGCGTTATTGGGACTTGTGTGACCCGAAGTCTTCCTACATAGTATGTCATGGAGCCAATGACAGCCTGGGATCCTGCTCCTACAG TTCTCGAGTTGTAGATGGGACTGAAGTTATTGTGGAAAGTACCTCTAAGCCACGGACCAATCCTAGTGCTGGAGATGACATGCCCAGAAGAGGACCAGACCAGCCTCCTCCTGGACACAAGGACATTATATCAGATGTCATTGTAATGAATGAACCCCAGCGACTCGTTATCACCTCAGCTCGAGatggaaccataaaaatgtgGAAGTAA